The [Clostridium] scindens ATCC 35704 nucleotide sequence CCCCAGATAGTCAAAATGTACTTCGGCGCATCGGGGTCAGGCTCAATCTTCTTTCGCAGTTTTCGGACAAATGCCATGATGTTGCTGTCATCCAGCAGATAATCCTCTTCCCAGACTGCGCGATAAATCTGCTCTTTAGTAAAGACCTCGCCCCGATTCTGAGCAAGAAAATACAGAATGTCAAACTCTTTTGGGGTCAAGCTGATTTCTGAACCTTTCAGCAGGACCTTTCTGCTTTTCGGATGAATCTCTAATTCTCCAATTAGAATCCCGTCCGACAAAACACCGGCAGGCAGTTCTGTTTCTTCTGATGCTCCCAAAAGCAAAGAAGATACCTCTCCGCTGATCAGATCCCGGACGCCAGACAGTAAATCTTCCACACAGTCACTTTTCGGCGGCTCTTTAATCAGCTTTTCCAGCAGCCAAATTTCAAGGGCGGAATCCATAGGGATAAAACTGATATTCTTTTTCACGATGAATTCCTCCTTTCAAATCAACTCCTGGTACTTCTTCTTATAGAAATATTTTGCTACCGTAGTCAACAGCATATACGCAAGCGCTACGATCAGCAAAAATGCAAAATACCAAAGCGGCAGCATCGTCAGGCCGAACAGCGATGCACCGCTGGTAAAGGTAATGGCTGTAAAGGCAACGATTCCGGCCAGCGTTATGCAAATCACAGGCGTAGATGACCTGCTCTGCATAAAAGGAACTTTGGGTGTTCGCAGAAAATGCAGGATCAGCACCTGTGTCCACATGGATTCCAAAAACCACCCCGTCTGGAACAGTGACACATACTGAAGCTGCAAAGAAGGATCTGTAATATTCAGGTAGGTTGCTCCTCCACACAGCATGGGACACAGGAAATAATACAGGAACAGGAAGGTCGCAATATCAAACAAAGAGCTGATCGGCCCGAATGACATCATAAACCGTCCCAAAGTTTTGCCCGACCAATCTCTCGGAGACAGGGTTTCTTCCTCGTCCACATTGTCCCAAGGCAGAACAATACACAGAATATCGTACAGCAGATTCAGAAGCAGAATCTGGATGGATGTCATGGGCAGAAACGGCAAAAATGCGCTGGCGCATATGATGGCGAAAATATTACCAAAGTTGGAGCTGGCGGTGATCTTGATGTATTTGAGCATATTGGTAAAGGTCTTGCGCCCTTCCAAAACACCTTGTTCCAGGACATTGAGATCCTTTTGCAGTAAAACCACATCGGCTGCATCTTTGGCTGCGTCCACTGCCGTGTCCACCGAGATGCCCACATTGGCCTCGCAAAGTGCCGGGATGTCATTGACGCCATCACCAAGGAAACCCACCGAGTGACCGTTTTCCCGCAGAGCGGATACCAGACGCACCTTTTGACCCGGAGTAAGTTCCGCAAAAACATGGATTTCCTCAACTGCTGTGCGAAGCTCACTGTCTGTCATTTCATCCAGTTTTGCACCGGTCAGCACAGTCTCGGCAGAGATGCCCACCCGACGACAAACAGACACCGCAATGGCCGCCTGATCTCCCGTCAGAATCTTAGGAGCCACTTTTAGCCTCTTGAGGGCCGCCACGGATTCTTTTGCGGTTTGCTTGGGCGCATCAAAGAAGGACAGATAGCCCACCAGAGTCATATTAAATTCGTCAGCGGGTGTGATCTCCCTTTGATGGCCTACATTTTTCCGTGCGATAGCAATGACCTTCATACCCTCCTTTAGCATATCATCTACCACAGAAGATACGCTCTGCATACCATCCTTTTCAATCGGCAGAGTTTCACCCCGATATTCTACATGGCTGCAACGGGAAACGATATGCCTAATGTCACCTTTCATAATGATCTGGCACTCGCCATCGCTATCTCGCACAAGGGTGCTGACAAACTTGCGGGCATAGTCAAAGGGAATTTCGTCCGCCTTTTGATACTGGGCCAAAAGGTCGGTATAATGGGTTTCACGCCCGGGCATAGTCTTACAGGCAAGAATTGCGTTGTCAATAGTGTTGCGAACGCCAGAATGATAGGAACTGTTCAGATATGCCAGATCGAGAACTTCCGTATTTTCATTGCCGAGAATATCCATGTAATATTCCAGCAGGATACTTTCATTGGTTAGCGTGCCGGTCTTGTCCATGCAAAGCACATCCATACTTCCAAAGCCCTGCATGGCATTGATGTCTTTGATAATCGTTTGCTTTTTACTCATGGCAAGGCTGCCCTTGGCAAGGCAGGCTGTAATGACCATAGGCAGCATTTCCGGCATCAGTCCGACGGCCACCGACAGAGCGAAAGCAAAGGACTCCAGCCATTTTCCACCTGTGATACCGAGGAGCACAAACACAATCGGCACCAGCACTGCCATGAAGCGAAGCATGACCCAGGCAATGGAATTGGCACCCTTTTGAAAGGAATTTTTGTCGTCAGAATCGGGCTTTGTAAAACTGCCATACAGAGTGTCTTTGCCGACGGCCAGCACAATTCCTTCGCCTTTGCCGCTGATAACAGTTGTTGCCATAAAAGCGAGGTTTTCAAGCTGAGTCAGCGTCTTCTGCTCTCCGTAGCTGAGTTTGCGGCAGTTCTTTTCAAGGATGGCGCTCTCGCCGGTGATGGCGGCCTGGGAGATAAAGAGATCCGTGCTCTTCGTCAATCTGATATCCGCCGGAACACGATCACCTGCGGAGAATAGAACGAGATCCCCGATCACTAATTCTTCGGTGGGTATCTCCATTAACTCCCCATCGCGCCTCACCGTGACGCTTTCATGAATCAGGCGGTCAAGCTGAGCAGCAGCGCTCTTTGCCCGCAACTCCTGAATGAGACGAATGACACCACTAATTAGGATCATGGAAAAGATGATAATGGCAGTAGTAGCGTTTCTCGCAAAATTGGATGCTACGAAAACATCCGTAATGAGAGAAACAATACCCAGAACAAAAAGAATCACATGAAACGGGTTAATAAATGCCCGTCGCAATCGTTGCATCATCGTATCATTTTTTCGCTCATTGAAACTGTTCTTTCCATACTTCTCCCGCATCGACTCAATTTGCTCAATGGGCAGCCCATCCGGAGATGCGCCAATGTCTCGATAGATTTCCGATGGCTCACAGTAAGCGTATTTTTTGATACGACTGTCGAATAGTGTTGCTTTTGACACGAGACAGTCCCTCCTTTATAAGTACAAGTAAGAACATTTTAACATAGTGTTATGAAAATGCTATGTTTATATTCTTGCTTTTTTCTTGCAATTTACTTTGATGCAGCAATTTCCTATTGACTTTTTATTTGCAGGCTACTACTATTTGATCGTGGATGAAACAGGATGGAAGGACATTGCCGATTTGGTCAATCTGATCTATGGAAGCATCCAACTGATCAGCGCGCAGAAATAAATCAATATTAAGGAGGCCGAATCGTGATTTTTCGCATCTTGCAGGAGTGGCTGGAAAAGAACTGCCTCAGCGAGGCAATAGAGTATGGAAGTCACAGCAAAGGAATGGCGAGATATACTTGCCCAAAATAAATCATGGAGGTTGCGATGATGCAGGAGATCTTAGTTCTGGAAGATGACCAGGAACTGGCAGAGGGGATAGAGATGGCCCTGATAAGCGATGATCTTTCTTTCACGCTTTGCGGGACGATTAAGGAAGCAAAGAAAATGCAAAGAGAAAAGAGGTTCGATTTGCTGATTCTGGATATTAATCTTCCGGATGGAAGCGGACTGGAACTTTGCAGAGAGATCAGGAGGGGAAGCAAAGTGCCTATCATGCTTCTGACCGCCAGGGATATGGAACTGGATATCGTAAAGGGCCTGGAGTGCGGCGCGGATGACTATATCACGAAGCCCTTCAGCCTGATGGTCCTAAGGGCGCGGATCCGGGCGCTGCTTCGCCGGACCATAGGCGACTCTAAGCAGGAGTATGTAAAGGAGCCGTTTCGTTTCCGCTTTGAATCCATGGAATTCTATAAGGATCATATCCCGGTGGAACTTAGCCGCACGGAACAGAGGATCCTGTATCTTCTTGTCACTAACGCGGGCAGGATACTTACCAGGGAGCGGCTGATGGAGTGGGTCTGGCCGGATGGAACGGAGTATGTGGAAGACAATGCCCTGTCCGTTGGCATCCGGCGTCTGCGGGACAAACTGGAGGATAGCCCCTCCAAGCCGGAATATATAAGGACCGTATATGGGAAGGGATACATATGGCAGGAATCGCGGGAATCATAATTTTATTACTGGACGTTGCCATTCTTGTGCTTGCAAGAGACGGCAGGAATAAGAAGAAGGAGATGGAAGTCCTGCTTCAAAGGCTGGATGATGCCCTTGAAGGAGGAGAGGGAGCATATGCGTATGATGAATCTATGGATTCGGCGATTGCGGACCGGCTGAACAAGCTGCTTAGAAGTTCCAGTATGGGCAAGGAACGGGCGTATCAGGACCGGGACAGGATAAAATCGTTGATTTCCGATATCTCCCATCAGATCCGCACCCCTCTTTCCAATATTATGCTGTATACCGGGCTATTGCAGGAAAAGAAACTGGATGGGCAATCCAGGATGCTTGCGGATCAGATACAGGGGCAGGCAGAGAAACTGGATTTTTTTATGAAAGAACTAATTAGATCGTCATATATGGAGACGGATATGATCGTTGTCAGCCCGCGGACAGCCCCGGTGGGAGAACTGGTGGACAGGGCCTGCCAGGCAGTAGAGGCGGAGGCGCTGAAAAAGGGGATTTTGATCAGGCAGCCGGAGACGGATCGGATTATCTGCAAGTTTGATATGAAATGGACTTTGGAAGCAGTGAGGAATATTTTGGAGAATGCGCTGAAGTATTCGCCGGAAGGCTCGGAGGTGGAAATAGAGATCGCTCCAAACGAAGCCTTCACCTGCATCAGCATCCAGGATGAGGGCATAGGAATAAGGGAAGAAGAACAGGGGCTGGTATTTGAACGGTTCTACCGTTCCCGGGATGTGAAGAAGGAGCCGGGAATGGGGATCGGCCTTTATCTAGCCAGAGAAATTATATCCAGGCAGGGAGGGTATATCGAGGCCCGGTCCGAGTATGCCAAAGGGACTTGCTTTTGCATCTATCTTCCCAATTTTTGATTGGACACCGCAGGAATGTGCTTCGGCACATTCTTTTTCTGTTAAAATTGTCACATTTGAGAAAGAATTGAGAAAGAAGCATTTGCTATATTATTTCCAGGCGCCGGATGGCGTTAGTATAAGTTATGGAGGTATGACATGAACATATTGGTTACAGAGAACTTAAAGAAGTACTACAGGATGGGGGAAAATGTGGTAAAGGCTTTGGATGGCGTCAGTATTTCGATTCAGCAGGGGGAATTCCTGGCGATAGTAGGCAAGTCCGGAAGCGGCAAATCCACGCTGCTTCATATGCTGGGAGGATTGGATCGGCCGACCTCTGGGAAAGTCATGATCGAACAGAAAGATATATCTTCCATGGATAAAGACGAACTTACGATATTCCGCCGGAGGAAGATTGGATTTGTATTCCAGAATTATAACCTTCTTCCGCTGATGAATGTATATGAGAATATTGTTCTTCCCATCAAGTTGGACGGCATCCGTCCACAGAAGAGGTATGTCAATGAGATTATCGAAATGCTGGGCCTTGGAGACAAAAAGTCTGCCATGCCCTCCCAACTTTCCGGAGGCCAGCAGCAGAGGGTGGCGTTAGCAAGGGCTCTTGCAGCTAAGCCGGCTATCGTTCTGGCGGACGAGCCCACCGGCAATCTGGACAGCAGGACCAGCCAGGATGTGCTGGGGCTGATCAAGACTTCCAGCGAGCGCTTTGGGCAGACGGTGGTAATGATTACCCATAATACTGAGATTGCCCAGATGGCGGGCAGGATCATCCGGATGGAAGATGGGAAGATCCGCGGAGGTGGCAAGGCTTATGACGAAGATTAATAATAGAAAGGTGATATCTCAGATTGCCGCCACGACCTATAAGGCAAATAAAAAGAGGAATGTGCTTACAATATTTGCCATCATACTTACCACATTCCTGATCGGCGTGGTATTCGCTGTCGGCATGAGTTACTGGAATACCATATCCCTTCGCCAGATGCGTATGAGCGGGATGGATTACGACATTGAATTGACTGAGCCTGAACAATCCCAGGTTAAGATCATCCGTGCCATGGATAAAGTAGAGGCGGCGGGAGTAACTGTCAAATGCGCGATTGCAGAAAAGTACGAAGATAAGGAACTGGATAAGGTTCAGTTATACTGGATGGATCAGACAGCATGGGAGAAACAATGTATTCCTGCGCTTGAGTCCCATGAAGGGACCTATCCAAAGAAAAAGAGTGAGATTATGCTGTCGACCGACGCCTTACATGCTATGGGGATCACAAATCCAAAACCGGGAATGGCGATCACGCTGGAATATTTCACGCTGTCAGATGAGAATGAAACACAGGAATCTGAGCAAGAAGAATTTATCCTGTCCGGCTGGTTCCGGGATTATTCCGGAAGATCCAGAGGGCTTGTATCCCGGGAATTCTATGACAGATCCGGGGCGAGCCAGACGGATCTGACCCAGGGAGAACTGCTGATTACCTTGAAAAGTCCCATATATTCCAAGAAAGACATTGTGGATATGCAAAATTCCATCTCCCTTGGTAAGATGCAGTCGCTGCTTGCTGACTATGACACGATTTCCAACTTTTTGAAGACAGCAGCCATTCTGCTGGGGATAATGGCGATGATCCTGCTTAGCGGTTATCTTTTTATTTATAATATGCTGTAT carries:
- a CDS encoding ABC transporter ATP-binding protein; amino-acid sequence: MNILVTENLKKYYRMGENVVKALDGVSISIQQGEFLAIVGKSGSGKSTLLHMLGGLDRPTSGKVMIEQKDISSMDKDELTIFRRRKIGFVFQNYNLLPLMNVYENIVLPIKLDGIRPQKRYVNEIIEMLGLGDKKSAMPSQLSGGQQQRVALARALAAKPAIVLADEPTGNLDSRTSQDVLGLIKTSSERFGQTVVMITHNTEIAQMAGRIIRMEDGKIRGGGKAYDED
- a CDS encoding response regulator transcription factor yields the protein MMQEILVLEDDQELAEGIEMALISDDLSFTLCGTIKEAKKMQREKRFDLLILDINLPDGSGLELCREIRRGSKVPIMLLTARDMELDIVKGLECGADDYITKPFSLMVLRARIRALLRRTIGDSKQEYVKEPFRFRFESMEFYKDHIPVELSRTEQRILYLLVTNAGRILTRERLMEWVWPDGTEYVEDNALSVGIRRLRDKLEDSPSKPEYIRTVYGKGYIWQESRES
- a CDS encoding sensor histidine kinase, translated to MAGIAGIIILLLDVAILVLARDGRNKKKEMEVLLQRLDDALEGGEGAYAYDESMDSAIADRLNKLLRSSSMGKERAYQDRDRIKSLISDISHQIRTPLSNIMLYTGLLQEKKLDGQSRMLADQIQGQAEKLDFFMKELIRSSYMETDMIVVSPRTAPVGELVDRACQAVEAEALKKGILIRQPETDRIICKFDMKWTLEAVRNILENALKYSPEGSEVEIEIAPNEAFTCISIQDEGIGIREEEQGLVFERFYRSRDVKKEPGMGIGLYLAREIISRQGGYIEARSEYAKGTCFCIYLPNF
- the mgtA gene encoding magnesium-translocating P-type ATPase: MSKATLFDSRIKKYAYCEPSEIYRDIGASPDGLPIEQIESMREKYGKNSFNERKNDTMMQRLRRAFINPFHVILFVLGIVSLITDVFVASNFARNATTAIIIFSMILISGVIRLIQELRAKSAAAQLDRLIHESVTVRRDGELMEIPTEELVIGDLVLFSAGDRVPADIRLTKSTDLFISQAAITGESAILEKNCRKLSYGEQKTLTQLENLAFMATTVISGKGEGIVLAVGKDTLYGSFTKPDSDDKNSFQKGANSIAWVMLRFMAVLVPIVFVLLGITGGKWLESFAFALSVAVGLMPEMLPMVITACLAKGSLAMSKKQTIIKDINAMQGFGSMDVLCMDKTGTLTNESILLEYYMDILGNENTEVLDLAYLNSSYHSGVRNTIDNAILACKTMPGRETHYTDLLAQYQKADEIPFDYARKFVSTLVRDSDGECQIIMKGDIRHIVSRCSHVEYRGETLPIEKDGMQSVSSVVDDMLKEGMKVIAIARKNVGHQREITPADEFNMTLVGYLSFFDAPKQTAKESVAALKRLKVAPKILTGDQAAIAVSVCRRVGISAETVLTGAKLDEMTDSELRTAVEEIHVFAELTPGQKVRLVSALRENGHSVGFLGDGVNDIPALCEANVGISVDTAVDAAKDAADVVLLQKDLNVLEQGVLEGRKTFTNMLKYIKITASSNFGNIFAIICASAFLPFLPMTSIQILLLNLLYDILCIVLPWDNVDEEETLSPRDWSGKTLGRFMMSFGPISSLFDIATFLFLYYFLCPMLCGGATYLNITDPSLQLQYVSLFQTGWFLESMWTQVLILHFLRTPKVPFMQSRSSTPVICITLAGIVAFTAITFTSGASLFGLTMLPLWYFAFLLIVALAYMLLTTVAKYFYKKKYQELI
- a CDS encoding winged helix-turn-helix domain-containing protein, which translates into the protein MKKNISFIPMDSALEIWLLEKLIKEPPKSDCVEDLLSGVRDLISGEVSSLLLGASEETELPAGVLSDGILIGELEIHPKSRKVLLKGSEISLTPKEFDILYFLAQNRGEVFTKEQIYRAVWEEDYLLDDSNIMAFVRKLRKKIEPDPDAPKYILTIWGIGYKFNDQL